A window from Leuconostoc mesenteroides subsp. mesenteroides encodes these proteins:
- a CDS encoding DUF2179 domain-containing protein, whose amino-acid sequence MQKIVHNFMKNQYASRIGGAVFYGAIVAFAMNYFWHPGHIYSSGFTGFAQLVSTLTGDRVPVALALALVNLPMLAIAWWKLSWRFAIFTTLAVLLSSALIPVFDTTRVLTTDPLINAMFGGALNGMAVGTALRYGVGTGGLDVIGLLVKKHYGFKMGPINLSFNALIMIGAGLTYGWKYALYSIVGVIISSRMIDVFYTRQQQMQVMIITTKPDEMVDSIQNKLRRGVTIIDEARGGYTGRERSVLLTVITQQERFELREAIKEVDEQAFSSTWKIEHTVGRFYEPEL is encoded by the coding sequence ATGCAAAAAATAGTTCACAATTTTATGAAAAACCAATATGCTAGTCGTATTGGTGGTGCGGTATTTTACGGTGCAATTGTTGCTTTTGCCATGAATTATTTCTGGCATCCAGGACATATTTACTCCTCGGGATTCACAGGATTTGCACAGCTCGTTTCAACTCTAACAGGCGATAGGGTTCCCGTTGCTTTGGCGCTAGCTTTGGTTAACTTACCAATGTTAGCCATTGCATGGTGGAAGCTGTCATGGCGATTTGCCATCTTTACAACGTTAGCAGTTTTGCTTAGTTCAGCGTTGATACCCGTTTTTGATACCACGCGTGTTTTAACGACTGATCCGTTAATAAATGCTATGTTTGGTGGTGCGCTTAATGGTATGGCAGTTGGTACTGCACTACGTTATGGTGTCGGAACAGGTGGTTTAGATGTCATCGGACTCTTAGTTAAGAAGCATTATGGTTTTAAAATGGGACCGATCAATTTATCTTTCAATGCTTTGATTATGATTGGTGCCGGTCTAACATATGGTTGGAAGTATGCTTTGTATTCAATTGTAGGTGTCATTATTAGTTCACGAATGATTGATGTTTTCTACACACGCCAGCAGCAAATGCAAGTGATGATTATTACTACTAAACCAGATGAAATGGTGGATAGTATTCAAAATAAGCTTAGGCGGGGTGTAACTATTATCGATGAAGCGCGTGGTGGTTACACTGGAAGAGAGCGTTCGGTGTTACTAACCGTCATCACGCAGCAGGAAAGATTTGAGTTACGAGAAGCAATCAAAGAGGTTGATGAACAAGCTTTCTCTTCCACTTGGAAAATTGAACATACTGTGGGACGTTTCTACGAGCCAGAGTTATAG
- the aspS gene encoding aspartate--tRNA ligase, with protein MKRTNYAGLIDETYLGQTVTLTGWVQKRRDFGDLIFVDLRDREGIVQLTFNATNADALAVAEKVRSEYVLKITGHVIERAENQINTKIKSGTIEVDVTEAEILSTSKTPPFYIEDDVNANEELKLQYRYLDLRRPEMQKNLRIRSKIMSSAMHFMDTHDFINIETPVLAKSTPEGARDYLVPSRVFPGSFYALPQSPQLFKQLLMGAGFDRYFQIARAFRDEDLRGDRQPEFTQMDVETSFMTADEIRELVNEWVKSMMHDVVNFDLDTSKIPTLTWQESMDRFGTDKPDLRIAYEIKDLSETVQNSEFGVFANAIKSGGVVKALAVPGGADRYSRKDIDKLTKYIERFGAKGLAWMKVSEEGLTGPIAKFFDDEAQADLITSTDAQVGDLLLFGAGRADIVSATLDYLRRETAKVLDLIDETNPWAFAWIVDWPLFEYSEDFDRWIAAHHPFTMPNEEDLHYLNDGEDPHKAHAQSYDLVLNGYELGSGSIRIHRMDVQEKMLKALGFTPEKAHEAFGFLLEGMEYGFPPMGGIALGLDRLAMLLAGQENIREVIAFPKNSRATEPMTEAPTRVEDKQLNELGLFVPDEE; from the coding sequence ATGAAACGTACTAATTACGCAGGATTAATTGATGAAACTTATTTAGGTCAAACAGTCACATTGACCGGGTGGGTACAAAAAAGACGTGATTTTGGAGACTTAATATTCGTTGATTTACGTGATCGAGAAGGTATCGTTCAATTAACTTTTAACGCAACAAATGCAGATGCATTAGCAGTGGCGGAAAAAGTTCGTAGTGAATATGTTCTAAAGATTACTGGTCATGTTATTGAACGTGCTGAAAATCAAATTAACACAAAAATAAAGTCTGGCACAATCGAAGTCGATGTGACAGAGGCAGAAATTTTGTCAACGTCAAAAACACCACCATTTTATATAGAAGATGATGTGAATGCCAATGAAGAATTGAAGCTACAGTATCGTTACTTAGATTTGCGCCGCCCTGAGATGCAAAAAAACTTACGTATTCGTTCAAAAATTATGAGTAGTGCTATGCATTTTATGGATACTCATGATTTTATCAACATTGAAACTCCAGTATTGGCAAAGTCAACACCGGAAGGGGCTCGTGACTATTTAGTGCCATCTCGTGTTTTCCCAGGATCATTTTACGCTTTGCCACAATCACCACAGTTATTCAAACAATTGTTGATGGGGGCAGGGTTCGATCGTTATTTCCAAATTGCCCGTGCCTTCCGTGATGAAGATTTGCGTGGTGATCGTCAACCAGAATTCACACAAATGGACGTAGAAACGTCATTTATGACAGCCGATGAAATCCGTGAGTTGGTCAATGAATGGGTTAAGTCGATGATGCATGATGTTGTAAATTTTGATCTTGATACATCTAAAATTCCAACTTTGACATGGCAAGAATCTATGGATCGTTTTGGTACTGATAAGCCAGATTTACGTATAGCCTACGAAATCAAAGATTTGTCTGAAACGGTACAAAATAGTGAATTTGGTGTTTTTGCAAATGCTATTAAAAGTGGCGGTGTTGTTAAGGCATTGGCCGTTCCCGGTGGAGCTGACCGTTATTCACGTAAAGACATTGACAAGTTAACAAAATACATTGAGCGTTTTGGCGCGAAAGGGTTGGCTTGGATGAAAGTATCGGAAGAAGGTTTGACCGGTCCTATTGCTAAATTCTTTGATGATGAAGCACAGGCAGATCTGATTACTTCGACAGATGCTCAAGTCGGAGATTTATTGTTATTTGGTGCTGGACGTGCTGATATCGTCTCAGCAACGCTAGATTATTTGCGTCGTGAAACAGCTAAAGTATTAGATTTGATTGATGAAACAAACCCTTGGGCATTTGCCTGGATTGTTGATTGGCCACTGTTTGAATACTCTGAAGACTTTGATCGCTGGATTGCTGCCCATCATCCATTCACGATGCCAAATGAAGAAGACTTACACTATTTGAATGATGGTGAAGACCCTCATAAGGCCCATGCGCAAAGCTACGATTTAGTACTAAATGGTTACGAACTAGGGTCAGGATCAATTCGTATTCATCGTATGGATGTTCAAGAGAAAATGTTAAAAGCACTTGGATTTACTCCTGAAAAAGCACATGAAGCTTTCGGATTCTTGCTTGAAGGTATGGAATATGGTTTCCCACCAATGGGTGGTATTGCACTAGGGCTAGATCGTTTAGCAATGCTACTAGCTGGCCAAGAAAATATTCGTGAAGTGATTGCTTTCCCAAAGAATTCACGAGCTACTGAACCAATGACTGAGGCACCAACTCGCGTTGAAGACAAGCAACTAAACGAATTAGGATTATTTGTTCCAGACGAAGAGTGA
- a CDS encoding histidine--tRNA ligase, with translation MAKPIFQRPKGTADLLPQKTAQWQHVEAVARVLFGDYNFKEMRTPLFENFEVFSRSAGDTSDVVTKEMYDFHDKGDRHIALRPEGTAGVVRAYVENKLYGPEFDKPYKAFYMGPMFRYERPQAGRFRQFHQIGAEVFGSDSPALDAEVIAMIIDFFQTLGLKNLKVAINTLGDKESRDAYRQALIDYLKPHFDELSADSQARLEKNPLRVLDSKDPRDQAFVADAPSILDLLSEKSTEHWEKLQDILTALNLDFDIDPTMVRGLDYYNDTIFEIMTTDESLKGAATIAGGGRYSGLVEEFGGPETPGVGFGIGVERLLDLLQAQNVAPTSEPHLDFYVVNIGETTDVIATKIVQAVRSFGYIAERDYLSKSAKAQFKAADRHHAKYVITIGEQELEAQIVNIKNMTNGEQKSVQLSELYTNLPVIMDAEGNKE, from the coding sequence ATGGCAAAACCAATATTTCAACGTCCCAAAGGAACAGCAGATTTACTGCCGCAGAAGACAGCACAGTGGCAACATGTAGAAGCAGTTGCTCGTGTTTTGTTTGGTGACTATAATTTCAAAGAAATGCGTACACCATTATTTGAAAATTTCGAAGTTTTTTCACGATCAGCTGGCGACACATCTGATGTTGTGACAAAAGAAATGTATGATTTTCATGATAAGGGCGATCGTCATATTGCTTTACGTCCAGAAGGTACCGCAGGTGTTGTCCGGGCATATGTGGAAAATAAATTATATGGGCCGGAATTTGACAAACCTTATAAGGCATTTTATATGGGACCGATGTTTCGTTATGAACGACCACAAGCTGGTCGTTTCCGACAATTCCATCAAATAGGTGCAGAGGTATTTGGATCTGATTCGCCCGCATTAGATGCTGAAGTAATAGCAATGATTATTGACTTTTTCCAAACACTTGGGTTAAAAAATTTGAAAGTTGCGATTAACACATTGGGGGACAAAGAGTCCCGAGATGCTTACCGACAAGCATTAATTGATTATCTGAAGCCACATTTTGATGAACTATCCGCAGATTCACAAGCTCGTTTAGAAAAAAATCCACTACGTGTATTGGACTCTAAAGATCCCCGTGATCAGGCTTTTGTTGCAGATGCACCATCAATATTAGACCTTTTGTCTGAAAAATCGACCGAACACTGGGAAAAGTTACAAGATATTTTAACCGCATTGAATTTAGACTTTGATATTGACCCAACGATGGTTCGAGGGTTGGATTATTATAACGACACAATTTTTGAAATTATGACTACAGATGAAAGCTTAAAAGGCGCTGCAACAATTGCTGGTGGCGGTCGTTACTCTGGTTTAGTCGAGGAATTTGGTGGACCGGAAACACCAGGGGTTGGTTTCGGTATTGGTGTAGAACGTTTGCTAGATTTATTGCAAGCACAAAATGTTGCCCCAACTAGCGAACCCCATTTAGATTTTTACGTAGTTAACATTGGAGAGACTACGGATGTTATCGCCACAAAAATTGTTCAAGCAGTTCGTTCATTTGGTTATATTGCAGAACGGGATTATTTGTCAAAATCAGCGAAAGCACAATTCAAAGCAGCTGATCGTCATCATGCCAAATATGTCATAACAATTGGTGAGCAAGAACTTGAAGCACAAATTGTTAACATCAAGAATATGACAAATGGCGAACAAAAATCTGTCCAATTGTCAGAACTATATACTAATTTACCAGTTATCATGGATGCAGAAGGGAATAAGGAATGA
- a CDS encoding phosphoglycerate dehydrogenase, translating to MALLLAVKAITQENRKFLAQYDISVVTPDTITDEQIPEVLISYAWDTEIGRKILANPESKLKWIQAQSAGVDYLPLKTLKERQIIVTNASGLKAVPIAQTVLGYILHFARGLNVYATRKHWEPFTDQYLMSELPVLVFGTGRIGQQIARAVKSLGGVVFGVNTTGRPVEGFDAIYPISDYQEALAKAQVIVDGLPGTKETENFFDDHFFQQFNQLFLFINIGRGTTLNQDDLLSAIDDSRVKYAALDVTTPEPLPMDHPLFERPQILLTQHTSWGEHESAGRVGGLFRLFEKNVPSFMADGTFIQNVVNLDKGY from the coding sequence ATGGCATTATTATTAGCAGTGAAAGCAATAACGCAAGAAAACAGAAAATTTCTTGCCCAATATGATATTAGCGTTGTGACACCGGACACGATTACGGATGAGCAAATACCTGAAGTATTGATAAGTTATGCGTGGGACACAGAAATTGGGCGTAAAATCCTTGCTAATCCAGAATCTAAGTTAAAATGGATTCAAGCGCAATCTGCTGGTGTTGACTACTTACCTTTGAAGACACTAAAAGAGCGACAGATTATCGTGACAAATGCAAGTGGATTGAAAGCTGTCCCTATAGCTCAAACTGTTTTGGGCTATATTCTTCATTTTGCTCGTGGTTTAAATGTTTACGCTACACGAAAACATTGGGAGCCATTTACAGATCAGTATTTGATGAGTGAACTGCCAGTTTTGGTGTTTGGTACGGGTCGAATTGGACAACAAATTGCTCGTGCTGTAAAATCATTGGGCGGTGTAGTTTTTGGTGTGAATACCACAGGTCGTCCAGTTGAAGGTTTTGATGCAATTTATCCAATTTCTGACTATCAAGAAGCGCTAGCTAAAGCGCAAGTTATTGTTGACGGGTTACCCGGTACAAAAGAAACTGAAAATTTTTTTGATGATCATTTTTTCCAACAATTTAATCAATTATTTTTGTTTATCAATATTGGGCGAGGCACAACTTTGAATCAGGACGATTTACTTTCAGCAATTGATGATTCTCGTGTTAAATATGCTGCATTAGATGTTACAACACCTGAACCTTTACCAATGGATCATCCATTATTTGAGCGACCACAAATTTTATTGACACAACATACAAGTTGGGGGGAACACGAAAGTGCTGGCCGTGTCGGTGGATTATTTCGTTTGTTTGAAAAAAATGTTCCTTCATTTATGGCTGACGGTACATTTATCCAAAATGTCGTTAATCTAGACAAAGGCTATTGA
- a CDS encoding branched-chain amino acid aminotransferase, which yields MSEQRKAKPEDFDWNNLGFEYHDLPYRFRAYYKDGEWSAGGLETDSTIPVNEAATGLHYGQTIFEGLKVYRRKDGGANIFRPDRNAKRLQNSAARLMMAPVPEELFERALKEVTKANKDFIPPYGTGATLYLRPFEFGGGPVVGVQPADNYVFEVYATPVGAYYKGGLTPTAYVTNHYDRAAHGGTGAAKAGGNYGASMLAGHEAHAAGYSDVVYLDPRLHENIEELGSANFFGITKDGRFLTPKSPSILPSVTKYSLLQVAEELGLKAEETTISINDLDQFAEAGAMGTAAVISPVGSITHNGNKHVFYSETEVGPWTQKLYDRLTAIQYGDQEGPEGWAINVPLD from the coding sequence ATGTCAGAACAGCGAAAGGCTAAACCTGAGGATTTTGATTGGAATAACTTGGGATTCGAATATCACGATCTTCCTTATCGTTTTCGTGCCTACTATAAAGATGGCGAATGGAGCGCAGGCGGTCTTGAAACAGATTCAACCATTCCAGTCAATGAGGCAGCAACCGGACTTCATTATGGTCAAACTATTTTCGAAGGGTTGAAGGTTTATCGCCGTAAGGATGGCGGTGCAAACATTTTCCGTCCTGACCGTAATGCAAAGCGTCTACAAAATTCAGCCGCTCGCTTGATGATGGCTCCCGTCCCCGAAGAACTTTTTGAGCGTGCTTTAAAAGAAGTTACGAAAGCAAACAAAGATTTCATCCCTCCTTATGGGACTGGTGCAACACTTTATCTACGTCCTTTTGAATTTGGTGGTGGCCCAGTTGTCGGCGTGCAGCCAGCAGATAACTATGTCTTTGAAGTATACGCAACCCCTGTTGGTGCTTACTACAAGGGCGGATTAACACCAACAGCTTATGTTACTAACCATTATGATCGTGCTGCTCACGGCGGTACTGGTGCAGCCAAGGCTGGTGGTAACTATGGTGCTTCAATGCTTGCTGGCCATGAAGCTCATGCTGCTGGTTATTCTGATGTTGTTTATTTAGATCCTCGTTTGCACGAGAATATTGAAGAATTGGGATCAGCCAACTTTTTCGGTATCACCAAGGATGGTCGCTTCTTAACACCAAAATCGCCCTCAATTTTACCCTCTGTAACCAAGTATTCATTGCTTCAAGTAGCCGAAGAACTTGGCCTAAAAGCTGAAGAAACAACTATTTCCATCAATGACCTAGATCAATTTGCCGAAGCTGGTGCGATGGGAACTGCTGCAGTCATTTCTCCTGTAGGTTCAATCACACATAACGGTAATAAGCACGTATTCTATTCTGAAACAGAAGTTGGTCCTTGGACACAAAAGCTTTATGATCGTTTGACGGCCATCCAATATGGTGATCAAGAAGGTCCTGAAGGCTGGGCAATCAACGTACCGCTTGATTAA
- a CDS encoding DUF1027 domain-containing protein: MDHDTLKERTRKQQEERKGSYKVKKLGNEVEIDRLTLEIVEDFKDAFDEDKLAIRYTPLLAQYDYIVGDISAEQLRLKGFYNNDRAVNNHDTIQHLQDYLYEYVNFGAPYFVLENINPRVPEISERPKNKNKSKHHRPATHKKESRAKVTAAKQKNKKSFVIKQK, translated from the coding sequence ATGGATCACGACACATTAAAAGAACGTACACGAAAACAACAAGAGGAACGTAAAGGGAGTTATAAAGTTAAAAAGCTGGGTAACGAGGTTGAAATTGACCGTTTAACGCTAGAAATAGTTGAAGATTTTAAAGATGCCTTTGATGAAGATAAATTGGCTATAAGATACACACCGCTATTGGCGCAGTATGATTATATTGTGGGGGATATTTCCGCTGAGCAATTACGCTTGAAGGGCTTCTATAACAATGATAGAGCAGTGAACAATCATGATACAATTCAACATTTACAGGATTATCTGTATGAATATGTGAATTTTGGTGCACCGTACTTCGTTCTAGAAAATATTAATCCGCGCGTTCCTGAGATAAGTGAACGGCCCAAAAATAAAAATAAAAGTAAGCATCATCGGCCTGCAACTCATAAAAAAGAATCAAGGGCAAAAGTGACTGCAGCTAAACAAAAAAACAAAAAATCATTTGTGATTAAGCAAAAATAA
- a CDS encoding bifunctional metallophosphatase/5'-nucleotidase, translated as MGTIHLLHTNDMHSHFENWPRVSRYLLASQAKYDETFTFDIGDAIDRLHPLTEATQGWSNVSLMNDVHYDGVTIGNNEGLVFSHDTMNHLYDNANFDVLLANLKEMPHDTQPKWAKNYKILTTKNNTKIGVIGLTAPYQLTYPALGWNPVAVDLTLDKYLPVLRKQVDIILLLSHLGLPTDEHIAQKYDVDVIMGAHTHHLLPQGKMVNGTLLAAAGRYGENVGDIAITIKNHRIIHKSAITTPTYELAENDDDYKTIRSWIVKGRELLEQQYVCTLPREITPDEQVYDGLRALKQYYNVPVSMISTGMFSEELPKGQLSRYELLESMPHSINPMLITLSGDKLLSLLHSIDEQMTNLAQYHMKGSGFRGKVFGYMRFDGIERQKNGKVLYNGETIDKDNLYKIATLDHYKWISFFPDVAQAPAKIELNLLLRELMAKYYANKYKDK; from the coding sequence ATGGGGACAATTCACTTATTACATACAAATGACATGCATTCGCATTTCGAAAATTGGCCTCGTGTATCACGTTATCTATTAGCAAGCCAGGCTAAGTATGATGAAACTTTTACGTTTGATATTGGTGATGCAATCGATAGGTTGCATCCATTGACTGAAGCAACCCAGGGATGGAGCAATGTTTCGTTAATGAACGACGTACATTATGACGGTGTGACTATTGGGAACAACGAGGGACTTGTTTTCTCACATGACACCATGAATCACTTGTACGATAATGCTAATTTTGATGTATTATTGGCTAATTTAAAAGAAATGCCTCATGATACACAACCTAAATGGGCTAAAAATTATAAAATTTTAACCACTAAAAATAACACGAAAATAGGTGTCATCGGATTAACGGCACCATACCAACTAACTTATCCGGCACTTGGCTGGAATCCTGTTGCTGTTGATTTGACGTTAGACAAGTACCTACCAGTTTTGCGTAAGCAAGTAGATATTATTTTGTTACTCTCTCATTTGGGTTTGCCAACAGATGAACATATTGCTCAGAAATATGATGTAGATGTTATTATGGGTGCCCATACGCATCATTTGTTACCGCAAGGTAAAATGGTTAATGGTACTCTATTAGCAGCGGCAGGACGTTATGGCGAAAATGTTGGTGATATCGCAATAACCATTAAGAATCATCGAATTATTCATAAGTCAGCGATAACAACGCCTACTTATGAATTAGCAGAAAATGATGATGATTATAAAACAATACGGAGTTGGATTGTTAAAGGGCGAGAATTACTTGAACAACAGTACGTGTGCACATTGCCTCGTGAAATAACGCCAGATGAACAAGTTTATGATGGTCTACGTGCGTTGAAACAGTACTATAATGTACCAGTATCGATGATTTCTACAGGAATGTTTAGTGAGGAGTTACCAAAGGGACAACTAAGTCGATATGAACTATTAGAAAGTATGCCGCACTCAATTAACCCAATGTTAATTACCTTATCTGGAGACAAATTACTCTCCTTGTTGCATAGTATTGACGAACAGATGACAAACCTAGCACAATATCATATGAAAGGTAGTGGATTTCGAGGCAAAGTTTTCGGTTATATGCGCTTTGATGGCATTGAACGACAAAAGAATGGTAAAGTTTTGTATAATGGAGAGACAATCGATAAAGACAATTTGTATAAGATAGCAACACTCGATCATTACAAGTGGATTTCTTTTTTCCCAGATGTAGCACAAGCGCCGGCAAAAATAGAATTAAATCTACTTTTGCGTGAACTGATGGCAAAATATTATGCGAATAAATATAAGGATAAATAA
- a CDS encoding M24 family metallopeptidase yields the protein MSKYYEARIAKLQKLLAKLNLDGMIVYQGFNTKYLTGFEGGTGDGIVVVGKKNARLITDARYEEDYKNRLPEGVDFKVTRDYYGVAVKTAQEFGIKKLAFEASLPYDIYDYLDELLPADIDFDALPKAIEVLREVKDVQELEALRKAANASVKAFKDLLSFIKPGKTEREVANELDRLQKKYGAQKASFDTIVASGYRSALPHGEATDKVIENGELVTIDFGYYVDGYTSDVTRTIAVGNVSDELKNIYEIVKQANQNAIDVVKPGISGSEIDKVARDYITEHGYGQQFNHGGGHGVGLDIHEGPAISPRSSDEMQVGHLLTIEPGIYLANQGGVRIEDDVVVTADGFENLTAALSKDLVVIEE from the coding sequence ATGTCGAAGTACTATGAAGCGCGTATTGCTAAATTGCAGAAGCTACTGGCCAAACTTAACTTGGACGGTATGATTGTTTATCAAGGTTTTAACACAAAATATTTAACTGGATTTGAAGGTGGCACTGGTGATGGCATTGTCGTTGTCGGCAAGAAGAATGCTCGCTTAATTACAGATGCCCGTTATGAAGAGGATTACAAGAATAGGTTACCTGAAGGTGTTGATTTTAAAGTCACACGTGATTATTATGGTGTCGCCGTAAAAACAGCGCAAGAATTTGGTATCAAAAAGTTAGCTTTCGAAGCAAGTTTACCTTATGATATTTATGATTATTTGGATGAGTTATTGCCAGCGGATATTGATTTTGATGCATTGCCAAAAGCTATTGAGGTGTTACGTGAGGTCAAAGATGTACAAGAATTAGAAGCTTTACGTAAGGCAGCCAATGCGTCAGTGAAAGCATTTAAAGACTTGCTATCCTTTATAAAGCCGGGCAAGACAGAACGTGAAGTTGCTAATGAATTAGACAGACTACAAAAAAAATACGGTGCACAAAAAGCATCCTTTGATACAATTGTTGCTTCTGGATACCGATCAGCGTTACCACACGGTGAAGCGACTGACAAAGTAATTGAAAATGGCGAGTTAGTAACCATCGATTTTGGATACTATGTTGATGGCTATACTTCAGATGTAACGCGAACGATTGCTGTGGGAAATGTCAGTGATGAGCTGAAGAATATCTATGAAATTGTTAAACAGGCTAATCAAAATGCTATTGATGTTGTTAAACCAGGAATATCGGGTAGCGAAATTGATAAAGTGGCACGTGATTATATTACAGAACATGGCTATGGACAGCAGTTTAATCACGGTGGTGGTCATGGCGTTGGCTTGGATATTCATGAAGGTCCAGCAATTAGCCCCCGTTCTAGTGATGAAATGCAAGTTGGACATTTGTTAACAATTGAACCTGGGATTTATCTAGCTAATCAGGGGGGCGTTCGTATTGAGGATGACGTTGTTGTGACAGCTGACGGTTTTGAAAATTTGACAGCGGCGTTGTCTAAGGACTTAGTAGTTATTGAGGAATAG
- the rpmA gene encoding 50S ribosomal protein L27 — MLMNQENLQMFAHHKGGGSSANGRDSAGRRLGTKVADGQDLTAGSIIYRQRGTHIYPGVNVKKGGDDTLFALTDGVVKFERKGREKRQVSVYTREQYNEIVAAAK, encoded by the coding sequence ATGTTGATGAATCAAGAAAACTTACAAATGTTCGCGCACCACAAAGGTGGCGGATCTTCAGCCAACGGTCGTGACTCAGCTGGTCGTCGTTTAGGAACTAAGGTTGCTGACGGACAAGACTTAACTGCTGGTTCAATCATTTACCGCCAACGTGGTACGCATATTTATCCAGGCGTAAACGTTAAAAAGGGTGGCGATGACACATTATTTGCTTTGACAGATGGTGTTGTTAAGTTTGAACGTAAAGGTCGCGAAAAGCGTCAAGTATCTGTTTACACACGTGAACAATATAACGAAATTGTTGCTGCTGCAAAGTAA